A window of the Sphaerobacter thermophilus DSM 20745 genome harbors these coding sequences:
- a CDS encoding ABC transporter permease, whose protein sequence is MAIADRVEAPAEEPGGLPARLLRAIRTRTGLQLGGLLGPGAFWLIVFFLLPLAVVFAYSFATRGAYGTIKWTLTLENYRQFADWLYVKVFLFSLLIAVLTTVICLVIGYPFAYVMSRAPRRWRNGLLILVMVPFWTNFLVRTYAIMLLLRSEGLINSFLRSIGLIDQPLNLLYTPGAVVLGLVYGYLPFMILPLYASIEKFDFSLVEAAQDLGASTRRVFLRVMLPLTMPGVVAGSILVFIPTVGAFVTPDLLGGGKVVMIGNLIQQQFLTARHWPFGSAISFVLMAIVLASTLIYFRSGGERTV, encoded by the coding sequence ATGGCGATCGCTGATCGGGTTGAGGCTCCGGCCGAAGAACCTGGCGGGTTGCCCGCCCGTCTGCTGCGAGCTATTCGCACACGCACGGGTCTCCAGCTCGGCGGGCTCCTGGGGCCGGGAGCGTTCTGGCTGATCGTCTTCTTCCTCCTCCCACTAGCCGTCGTCTTTGCCTATAGCTTCGCCACACGGGGAGCCTACGGCACCATTAAGTGGACCCTGACGCTCGAAAACTACCGCCAGTTCGCCGACTGGCTCTATGTCAAAGTGTTCCTCTTCTCGCTCTTGATCGCGGTGCTGACCACCGTGATCTGCCTCGTCATCGGGTACCCCTTCGCCTACGTGATGAGCCGGGCCCCGCGGCGCTGGCGTAACGGCTTGCTTATCCTGGTCATGGTCCCCTTCTGGACTAACTTCCTGGTGCGGACCTACGCCATCATGCTGCTGCTCCGCTCGGAGGGGTTGATCAATAGCTTCCTCCGCAGCATCGGCCTTATTGACCAGCCACTCAACCTGCTCTACACCCCGGGTGCGGTCGTCCTCGGTCTGGTCTACGGCTACCTGCCGTTCATGATCCTGCCCCTCTACGCGTCGATCGAGAAGTTCGACTTCTCGCTGGTCGAGGCGGCCCAGGACCTCGGCGCCAGCACGCGGCGCGTCTTCCTGCGGGTCATGCTTCCCTTGACGATGCCGGGTGTGGTCGCTGGTTCGATTCTGGTCTTTATCCCGACGGTCGGCGCTTTCGTCACCCCGGACCTGCTCGGCGGCGGAAAGGTCGTCATGATCGGCAACCTGATCCAGCAGCAATTCCTCACGGCACGGCACTGGCCCTTCGGCTCGGCCATCTCCTTCGTGTTGATGGCCATCGTGCTGGCCTCGACGCTCATCTACTTCCGCAGCGGAGGGGAGCGCACGGTATGA
- a CDS encoding ABC transporter permease, with protein sequence MTTSAPALEKAAQTAAARPRRIRLGPIVLQSHLALTFIFLYAPILILVIFSFNAARQQTVWTGFTFDWYAQMVQDAKTINAAKNSAIIAVISTAVSTVIGTLTALALDRYRFRGRTAFEGAMYLPIIVPEIVMAIALLVFFNFGFGLLEQWTKIQLNFGLGTITVAHIAFSFPFVAVVVRARLADFDRRLEEAAKDLGANEWQTFRRVTLPLLMPGILAGALLAFTLSIDDFVITFFTAGVGSTTLPLEIYGRVRRGVTPEVNAISTVLLLASIALVLGSTLLQRKR encoded by the coding sequence ATGACCACGTCAGCGCCCGCACTGGAGAAGGCCGCGCAGACGGCTGCCGCGCGCCCACGCCGGATCCGGCTGGGACCGATCGTGCTCCAGTCCCACCTCGCCCTGACCTTCATCTTCCTGTACGCACCCATCCTGATCCTGGTGATCTTCAGCTTCAACGCTGCCCGGCAGCAGACGGTCTGGACCGGCTTCACGTTCGACTGGTACGCCCAAATGGTCCAGGACGCGAAGACGATCAACGCGGCCAAGAACAGCGCCATCATCGCGGTCATCTCCACCGCGGTTTCGACGGTGATCGGCACCCTCACCGCGCTCGCGCTGGACCGCTACCGCTTCCGTGGACGCACCGCCTTCGAGGGCGCGATGTACCTCCCCATCATCGTGCCCGAGATCGTGATGGCCATCGCCTTGCTGGTGTTCTTCAACTTCGGCTTCGGCCTGCTGGAGCAATGGACGAAGATCCAGCTCAACTTCGGACTCGGAACGATCACGGTTGCGCACATCGCCTTCTCCTTCCCGTTCGTCGCGGTCGTCGTGCGCGCGCGCCTCGCGGACTTTGACCGGCGACTGGAGGAGGCAGCGAAGGACCTCGGTGCGAACGAATGGCAGACGTTCCGGCGCGTCACGCTACCCCTGCTGATGCCCGGCATCCTGGCGGGCGCGTTGCTCGCCTTCACGCTCTCAATCGATGACTTCGTTATCACGTTCTTCACCGCCGGGGTAGGATCGACCACCCTCCCGCTCGAGATCTACGGTCGCGTCCGGCGCGGGGTCACGCCCGAGGTGAACGCCATCTCAACCGTCTTGCTCCTGGCCTCGATCGCGCTGGTGCTCGGTTCGACACTTTTGCAGCGGAAACGGTGA
- a CDS encoding polyamine ABC transporter substrate-binding protein, which produces MARRHTQALVRAWLRGSISRRELIRRLALAGMSMPAIVALLAACGGSAEPASTPAGGDQGSSGGEGTATSEEGTAGEGSTLNVTMPDYIDRSKLSAELHLYNWSEYLAPEVPKAFEAAYGVRVIEDTFASNEDLLAKLQGGASGYDVIVPSDYMVGVMIQLGMLEPLDKDVIQSFANIDPGNLGAYYDPNNDYSMPYLWGTTGVLYDVNVLGEGLDSWEAVFHPAPEAQGKLAMLDDQREVIGAALMFLGYSVNETSDEALAKAKELLLEQKPYVTAYSSQNNDDMMLGGEAVMAHMWTGDALLTADQKEGLTYFLPKEGAVIWQDNLAVPKGAPNLYTAMAFIDFMNLPEVAAANANFVWYGSPNKAARDQGLIEDWILENPSVYPSAEVMERLQWIEDVGDDISKYDRIWTEFKTA; this is translated from the coding sequence ATGGCACGGCGACACACCCAGGCGCTGGTCCGCGCCTGGTTGCGCGGCTCGATTTCCCGGCGCGAGTTGATCCGCCGCCTCGCCCTGGCGGGCATGAGCATGCCAGCGATCGTAGCACTGCTGGCGGCCTGCGGCGGCTCGGCCGAACCGGCGTCCACCCCTGCCGGAGGCGATCAGGGGTCGAGCGGCGGCGAGGGTACCGCCACGAGTGAGGAGGGGACCGCGGGCGAAGGCAGCACACTCAACGTCACCATGCCGGACTACATCGACCGGTCCAAGCTGTCCGCCGAGCTGCACCTCTACAACTGGTCCGAGTACCTGGCCCCAGAAGTCCCGAAGGCCTTTGAGGCGGCGTATGGAGTGCGGGTGATCGAGGACACCTTCGCCAGCAATGAGGACTTGCTGGCCAAGCTCCAGGGCGGCGCGAGCGGCTACGATGTGATCGTCCCCTCCGACTACATGGTCGGGGTCATGATCCAACTCGGTATGCTCGAGCCGCTCGACAAGGACGTCATTCAGTCGTTCGCCAACATCGATCCCGGCAACCTCGGCGCCTACTACGACCCGAACAACGATTACAGCATGCCCTACCTGTGGGGCACGACCGGCGTCCTTTACGACGTCAACGTGCTGGGCGAGGGGCTCGATAGCTGGGAAGCCGTCTTCCACCCGGCGCCCGAGGCGCAGGGCAAGCTCGCAATGCTCGACGACCAGCGAGAGGTCATCGGCGCGGCACTGATGTTCCTCGGCTATTCTGTCAACGAGACGAGCGACGAGGCCCTGGCGAAGGCCAAGGAGTTGCTGCTTGAGCAGAAGCCCTACGTCACCGCCTACAGCAGCCAGAACAACGACGACATGATGCTCGGCGGCGAGGCGGTTATGGCCCACATGTGGACGGGCGACGCACTGCTGACCGCAGACCAGAAGGAGGGACTGACCTACTTCCTGCCCAAAGAGGGCGCCGTCATCTGGCAGGACAACCTTGCCGTGCCGAAGGGCGCCCCGAACCTCTACACGGCGATGGCCTTCATCGACTTCATGAACCTGCCGGAGGTCGCCGCGGCCAACGCCAACTTCGTATGGTACGGCAGCCCCAACAAGGCCGCACGGGATCAGGGACTGATCGAGGACTGGATCCTGGAGAACCCCTCGGTCTACCCCAGCGCGGAGGTGATGGAGCGCCTCCAGTGGATCGAGGACGTTGGGGACGACATCTCGAAGTACGACCGCATTTGGACCGAGTTCAAGACGGCTTAG
- the rsfS gene encoding ribosome silencing factor — MAEIASDSLARDILVLDIRHLSPIADYFVISSVENPRQLRAVTEHIEKELAKENIRPQRREGVPESGWIVLDYGDAIVHLFTAEQREFYRLEELWTDAQRLLVIQ, encoded by the coding sequence ATCGCGGAGATCGCATCGGACTCGCTGGCAAGAGACATTCTCGTCCTCGATATCCGACATCTCTCGCCCATCGCCGACTACTTCGTCATCAGCTCGGTCGAGAACCCGCGGCAACTCCGCGCGGTCACCGAGCACATCGAGAAGGAACTGGCCAAGGAGAACATCCGTCCGCAGCGGCGCGAGGGCGTCCCCGAGAGCGGCTGGATCGTCCTGGACTACGGAGACGCCATCGTGCACCTGTTCACCGCCGAGCAACGAGAGTTCTACCGGTTGGAGGAGTTGTGGACCGATGCCCAGCGGCTCCTGGTGATCCAGTAG
- a CDS encoding FmdB family zinc ribbon protein — MPIYEYRCHDCRRRVSIFFRSVAAVSAPQCPRCGGANLERLFSRVVVRRGAARSGNEIADDAWDAGDLGDDGDAPFDLDDVPGLDDDADPREIARWTREMSASLGEPLDPELDQALADIERGADPEEVLDRVAGVGLDDPLDPEGD; from the coding sequence GTGCCGATCTACGAGTATCGCTGCCACGACTGTCGCCGGCGTGTGAGCATCTTCTTCCGCTCGGTGGCCGCAGTCTCCGCGCCGCAGTGCCCGAGGTGTGGCGGTGCGAACCTCGAGCGCCTCTTCTCGCGGGTGGTCGTGCGGCGAGGAGCGGCGCGATCGGGGAATGAGATCGCTGATGACGCGTGGGACGCGGGTGACCTTGGCGACGACGGAGACGCACCCTTCGACTTGGATGATGTGCCGGGATTGGATGACGATGCCGACCCGCGCGAGATCGCGCGGTGGACGCGGGAGATGAGCGCCAGCCTGGGTGAGCCGCTCGACCCGGAGCTGGATCAAGCGCTGGCGGATATCGAGCGCGGCGCGGACCCGGAGGAGGTGCTGGACCGCGTGGCTGGCGTTGGCCTGGACGATCCGCTTGATCCGGAAGGGGACTAG
- a CDS encoding MraY family glycosyltransferase, with the protein MSHALIALAVALVAGGISASLIPQLTALAHRLGLVQYPRQRDVHQKPVPRIAGLGIFIGFLVALGVSFWLPVDRFPIEVERILLLLIGATLVVGVMLWDDLVGIAPLPKLFWQLVAAAVVIVPRLRGPDHGLVIEQFNNPFGGVVHLPLAAAVLFTLFWILGMMNTLNWIDGLDGLAGSVTLIACVVLFVHTFFRPEGNPQFTISLLPVALGAAVLGFLPFNWYPARIIMGDSGAMFLGFTLAVISIIGGAKIATALLTLWVPILDVAWLILYRLVNGRSPLHADRGHLHHRLLDLGWSQQQIVFFIAAISGVLGAASLLLPWPQLKLAALVAVGVIGVVMLSVLARRTGQELKRAAD; encoded by the coding sequence ATGAGCCACGCCTTGATCGCGCTGGCGGTCGCCCTGGTGGCCGGGGGCATTTCAGCGAGCCTCATTCCCCAGCTCACCGCGCTTGCGCACCGGTTGGGACTGGTGCAGTACCCGCGTCAGCGTGATGTGCATCAGAAGCCGGTGCCACGGATCGCCGGCCTCGGGATCTTCATCGGATTCCTGGTGGCGCTGGGTGTCAGTTTCTGGCTGCCGGTCGATCGGTTCCCGATCGAGGTCGAGCGCATCCTCCTGCTCTTGATCGGCGCCACTCTGGTCGTGGGCGTCATGCTCTGGGACGACCTGGTGGGGATCGCGCCGCTGCCGAAACTCTTCTGGCAGCTCGTCGCGGCGGCGGTGGTGATCGTCCCCCGGCTGCGAGGGCCGGACCACGGGCTGGTCATCGAGCAATTCAACAACCCGTTCGGCGGGGTCGTGCACCTGCCGCTGGCCGCAGCGGTCCTCTTCACGCTCTTCTGGATCCTGGGCATGATGAACACGCTCAACTGGATTGACGGTCTGGACGGACTGGCCGGGAGCGTCACGCTCATCGCGTGCGTGGTCTTGTTCGTCCACACCTTTTTCCGACCCGAGGGGAATCCCCAGTTCACGATCTCGCTGCTGCCGGTTGCGCTCGGCGCTGCTGTCCTCGGGTTCCTGCCCTTCAACTGGTACCCCGCTCGGATCATCATGGGTGACAGCGGGGCGATGTTCCTCGGCTTCACCCTGGCAGTGATCTCGATCATCGGAGGGGCCAAGATCGCCACCGCGCTCCTGACGCTGTGGGTGCCGATCCTGGATGTCGCCTGGTTGATCCTCTACCGCCTGGTAAACGGCCGGTCGCCGCTGCACGCCGACCGCGGTCACCTGCATCATCGGCTGCTCGATCTCGGCTGGTCGCAGCAGCAGATCGTTTTCTTCATCGCCGCGATCTCCGGCGTCCTGGGTGCGGCCTCGCTCCTGCTGCCATGGCCGCAGCTCAAGCTGGCCGCGCTCGTCGCGGTCGGGGTGATCGGGGTGGTGATGCTCAGCGTGCTGGCGCGCCGGACCGGGCAGGAGTTGAAGCGCGCGGCGGACTAG
- the glyA gene encoding serine hydroxymethyltransferase, translating into MDALRAVDPAVADAIAQEQRRQSSTIELIASENFTSAAVMEAAGSVLTNKYAEGYPGKRYYGGCEYVDIVESLARDRARQIFGADHANVQPHSGSQANMAAMLAVLKPGDRIVGMSLQEGGHLTHGFGINFSGRLFDAHFYGVDPKTERIDYDAVRRIAHEVKPHLIIAGASAYPRVIDFARFREIADEVGAVLMADIAHIAGIIAVGLHPTSVGAAQITTTTTHKTLRGPRGGMILCDAEYAEAIDRTVFPGTQGGPLLHIIAGKAVALHEAMQPAFREYIERVLENARVLAETLQAEGFRLVSGGTDNHLMLVDLTEIGISGRKAERLLDAVGITVNKNTIPGDPRPPAQASGIRLGTPAMTTRGFGPDEMRQTGRWIAAVLRAPDDEALADRVRHEVAEMAAHFPVPGLESAAPVAGGG; encoded by the coding sequence ATGGATGCGCTGCGGGCGGTAGACCCGGCAGTGGCGGATGCGATCGCACAGGAGCAGCGGCGGCAGTCATCGACGATTGAGTTGATCGCATCGGAGAACTTCACGAGCGCCGCGGTGATGGAAGCCGCGGGGTCGGTGCTCACCAACAAGTACGCCGAGGGCTATCCCGGCAAGCGGTACTACGGTGGGTGCGAATACGTCGATATCGTCGAATCCCTGGCACGTGACCGCGCCCGGCAGATCTTCGGCGCCGATCATGCCAATGTCCAGCCCCACTCGGGGTCGCAGGCGAACATGGCCGCGATGCTGGCCGTGCTCAAGCCCGGCGATCGCATTGTCGGGATGAGCCTGCAGGAGGGTGGGCACCTCACGCACGGCTTCGGGATCAACTTCTCCGGCCGCCTGTTCGACGCCCACTTCTACGGTGTCGACCCGAAGACCGAGCGCATCGACTACGATGCTGTGCGACGCATCGCCCACGAGGTCAAGCCGCACCTGATCATCGCCGGTGCGAGCGCCTACCCGCGCGTCATCGACTTCGCCCGCTTCCGCGAGATCGCGGACGAGGTGGGCGCAGTGCTGATGGCGGACATCGCCCATATCGCCGGGATCATCGCGGTTGGCCTGCATCCCACGTCGGTGGGCGCGGCACAGATCACCACGACCACGACGCACAAGACGCTGCGCGGCCCGCGCGGCGGCATGATCCTGTGCGACGCGGAGTACGCGGAGGCGATCGACCGCACCGTCTTCCCCGGCACCCAGGGCGGGCCGCTGCTGCACATCATCGCCGGCAAGGCGGTCGCTCTCCACGAGGCGATGCAGCCCGCCTTCCGTGAGTACATCGAGCGCGTGCTGGAGAACGCGCGAGTGCTCGCGGAGACGCTGCAGGCCGAGGGATTCCGGCTGGTGTCGGGCGGCACCGACAACCACCTGATGCTGGTCGACCTGACCGAGATCGGGATCAGTGGTCGCAAGGCCGAGCGGCTGCTGGACGCCGTCGGCATCACCGTCAACAAGAACACCATCCCCGGCGACCCGCGGCCACCGGCACAGGCGAGCGGGATTCGGCTGGGGACGCCGGCCATGACGACCCGCGGCTTCGGGCCGGACGAGATGCGGCAGACGGGTCGCTGGATCGCCGCGGTGCTGCGGGCGCCCGACGACGAGGCGCTGGCGGACCGGGTACGCCATGAGGTCGCGGAGATGGCCGCCCACTTCCCCGTGCCCGGCCTTGAATCGGCCGCCCCCGTGGCGGGTGGCGGCTAG
- the der gene encoding ribosome biogenesis GTPase Der: MARPLVAIVGRPNTGKSTLFNRLVGERRAIVEDLPGTTRDRIYAEASWGGVTFDVVDTGGLLSEQEIERASAAEIAQATQEQAELAIEQADVIVFMVDGQAGVTAGDHEVADLIRRAKRPVLLAVNKAEARNIQDAAVEFYELGLGDPYPISALHGTGVGDLLDAIIAHLPETTEAEREEVPSIAIVGRPNVGKSALLNALLGQSRQIVSSIPGTTRDAVDTEITWAGNRVVLVDTAGIRRPGRIERGIEKYSVLRSTRAVERADVAVLVIDATEPFTAQDQAIAGAIAEAKKGIIVAVNKWDLVEKDHRTMKEFTEKAREAFHFISYAPIVFISALTGQRVNQVMELALAIFAERQRRIPTGELNRVIRDAVYRHPPPTKPNKWLKIYYVTQADVNPPTFVFFVNAPQNVHFSYKRYLENTLRKHYGFTGTPIVMRFRARRGDE; this comes from the coding sequence ATGGCACGACCGTTAGTGGCGATTGTCGGCCGGCCGAATACCGGTAAGTCGACCCTCTTCAACCGCCTGGTCGGGGAGCGCCGCGCCATCGTCGAGGATCTCCCCGGAACGACACGGGACCGGATCTACGCTGAGGCGAGTTGGGGCGGGGTTACCTTCGACGTCGTCGACACCGGCGGGCTCCTGAGCGAGCAAGAGATCGAGCGGGCCTCGGCGGCCGAGATCGCGCAGGCGACCCAGGAGCAGGCCGAACTGGCGATCGAGCAGGCCGACGTGATCGTCTTCATGGTCGACGGGCAGGCCGGGGTCACCGCCGGGGATCATGAGGTGGCCGACCTGATCCGGCGCGCCAAGCGGCCGGTGCTTCTGGCGGTGAATAAAGCCGAGGCGCGCAACATCCAGGATGCGGCGGTCGAGTTCTACGAGCTGGGCCTGGGCGATCCCTATCCCATCTCGGCGCTGCACGGGACGGGCGTCGGCGACCTGCTGGATGCGATCATCGCCCATTTGCCGGAGACAACGGAGGCCGAGCGCGAGGAGGTGCCGAGCATCGCCATCGTAGGTCGGCCGAACGTGGGGAAGTCAGCCCTGCTGAATGCCCTGCTCGGCCAGTCGCGGCAGATCGTCTCCTCGATCCCCGGCACGACCCGGGACGCGGTCGATACCGAGATTACCTGGGCCGGGAACCGGGTGGTGCTGGTCGACACGGCCGGCATCCGGCGCCCTGGGCGGATCGAGCGCGGGATCGAGAAGTACAGCGTCCTGCGATCCACCCGCGCGGTGGAGCGGGCGGATGTCGCTGTACTGGTCATCGATGCGACCGAGCCGTTCACGGCGCAGGACCAGGCGATCGCCGGTGCCATCGCTGAAGCCAAGAAGGGCATCATCGTCGCCGTCAACAAGTGGGACCTCGTCGAGAAAGACCACCGCACCATGAAGGAGTTCACGGAGAAGGCTCGCGAGGCATTCCACTTCATCTCCTATGCGCCGATTGTTTTCATCTCGGCGCTGACCGGGCAACGTGTCAACCAGGTGATGGAGCTTGCACTGGCGATCTTCGCCGAGCGGCAACGGCGCATCCCGACCGGAGAGCTGAACCGGGTGATCCGGGACGCCGTGTACCGGCACCCACCGCCCACGAAGCCGAACAAGTGGTTGAAGATCTACTATGTGACCCAGGCCGACGTGAACCCGCCGACCTTCGTGTTCTTCGTCAACGCGCCACAGAACGTGCATTTTTCGTACAAGCGCTACCTAGAGAACACGCTGCGCAAGCATTACGGTTTCACCGGCACGCCGATCGTGATGCGATTCCGGGCGCGCCGGGGGGACGAGTAG
- the gcvPA gene encoding aminomethyl-transferring glycine dehydrogenase subunit GcvPA gives MSFVPHTPADRQAMLDAVGVRSIEELFEPIDPAVRFPKLNLPPRLSEPEVSREVARLAAKNLNASTATTFLGAGNYNHYVPATVHQILFRGEFYTAYTPYQPEVAQGTLQVIYEFQTMVAALTGMEVANASMYDGATALAEGALLAVSIPRKRTKIVVMGTLHPHYLSVLRTYTHGLAAEVVELPLPTDTLRATPDMLDGHLDETTACVVMQSPNFFGRIEDIAGFAEKAHAVGARLVVSTYPIALGLLKSPGELGADIVTAEGQSLGNAQSFGGPVVGLLACKQELVRQMPGRLVGVTVDSEGKRGFVLALQTREQHIRREKATSNICTNQGLNALAATVYMASLGPSGLRQVALLCYHKAHYLAERIAALDGWSVVGEGPFFNEFAVRAPRDPKEINRALAHEGIIGGYPLGEVDERLSDMMLVATTELNTRESIDAFVAALERLS, from the coding sequence ATGTCGTTCGTCCCGCACACGCCAGCGGATCGCCAGGCGATGCTCGACGCCGTCGGCGTGCGCTCCATCGAAGAACTGTTTGAACCGATCGATCCGGCGGTTCGATTCCCGAAGCTGAACCTCCCGCCGCGGCTGTCTGAGCCGGAGGTGTCTCGGGAGGTCGCGCGGCTTGCGGCGAAGAACCTGAATGCCTCGACGGCGACGACCTTCCTCGGGGCGGGCAACTACAACCATTATGTCCCGGCGACGGTCCATCAGATCCTCTTCCGTGGGGAGTTCTACACCGCCTACACGCCGTACCAGCCGGAGGTGGCCCAGGGCACGCTCCAGGTGATCTACGAGTTCCAGACGATGGTGGCGGCCCTGACCGGTATGGAGGTCGCCAACGCCTCGATGTACGACGGGGCGACCGCGTTGGCAGAGGGTGCGCTGCTGGCGGTCTCCATCCCGCGAAAGCGGACGAAGATCGTGGTGATGGGGACGCTCCACCCGCACTACCTCTCCGTGCTGCGGACGTACACTCACGGCCTGGCAGCCGAGGTGGTGGAGTTGCCGCTGCCGACTGACACGCTGCGAGCCACGCCTGACATGCTCGACGGCCATCTCGACGAGACGACCGCATGCGTCGTCATGCAATCGCCCAACTTCTTCGGCCGGATCGAGGACATCGCGGGCTTCGCCGAGAAGGCGCACGCCGTGGGTGCGCGGCTGGTCGTCTCGACCTACCCGATCGCGCTGGGCCTGCTGAAGTCCCCGGGTGAGCTGGGGGCGGACATCGTGACAGCCGAGGGGCAGTCGCTCGGCAACGCGCAGTCGTTCGGTGGGCCGGTAGTGGGCCTGCTGGCCTGCAAGCAGGAGCTGGTGCGGCAGATGCCCGGCCGATTGGTCGGTGTCACTGTGGACTCCGAAGGCAAGCGCGGCTTCGTCCTTGCCCTCCAGACCCGGGAGCAGCACATCCGGCGCGAGAAGGCGACCAGCAACATCTGCACCAACCAGGGGCTGAACGCGCTGGCGGCGACGGTCTACATGGCGTCCCTCGGCCCGAGCGGCCTGCGCCAGGTCGCCTTGCTCTGCTACCACAAGGCACACTACCTGGCCGAGCGTATTGCCGCGCTCGACGGATGGTCGGTCGTCGGCGAGGGGCCGTTCTTCAACGAGTTCGCGGTGCGGGCCCCGCGCGATCCGAAGGAGATCAACCGGGCGCTGGCTCATGAGGGTATCATCGGCGGGTACCCGCTGGGCGAGGTCGACGAGCGGCTGTCCGACATGATGCTCGTGGCGACCACCGAGTTGAACACCCGCGAGTCGATCGATGCCTTTGTGGCGGCGCTCGAGCGACTCAGCTAA
- the gcvH gene encoding glycine cleavage system protein GcvH, which translates to MTQVAQGLRYTKTHEWVKLDGDVATVGVTDFAQSELGDITYLELPEPGTTVTQGEPMGVIESVKAASDIYAPISGEVIEANSTVVDSPELVNSSPYEEGWFVKVRVSDPAGVESLMDADAYEAFVKEEGGA; encoded by the coding sequence ATGACGCAAGTCGCGCAGGGGCTGCGCTACACCAAGACGCACGAGTGGGTCAAGCTGGACGGCGACGTGGCGACGGTGGGCGTGACGGACTTCGCCCAGTCGGAGCTGGGCGACATCACCTACCTGGAGCTGCCCGAGCCGGGCACGACGGTGACGCAGGGTGAGCCGATGGGGGTGATTGAGTCGGTCAAGGCCGCCTCGGACATCTATGCGCCGATCAGCGGCGAGGTTATCGAGGCCAACAGCACCGTCGTGGACTCACCGGAGCTGGTCAACTCCTCCCCGTACGAGGAGGGCTGGTTCGTCAAGGTGCGCGTCAGCGACCCGGCGGGTGTCGAGTCGTTGATGGACGCCGACGCATATGAGGCGTTCGTCAAGGAGGAGGGCGGCGCGTAG
- the gcvT gene encoding glycine cleavage system aminomethyltransferase GcvT, translating into MPELKRTPLAERHEQLGARMVDYAGWYMPVQYTGIIQEHRTVRTAAGLFDLGHMGQVEVAGPDAQAFLQYVTTNDVTALAPGEAQYSLLLYPDGGVVDDILVYLRPSGESYLVVVNAANTDKDLAWLAEQREKRSDLDVTVTDLSPRLGMLAIQGPKAEEILQQVTSVNLGEIAYFHAAEIDVDGVPCLVSRTGYTGEDGFEIYCPIEKTEQLWDRLLRVGEPMGLQPIGLGARDTLRLEARMPLYGNEISAEISPLEAGLGFAVKLDKGDFIGREALQKQKAEGVKRRLVGFKLVERGGVPRTHYEVQVDGRTVGFVTSGTTSPTLGENIGMAIVDREVAGVGKPLDIIIRGKPVRAVQVRTPFHKHQES; encoded by the coding sequence GTGCCCGAGTTGAAGCGGACGCCGTTGGCCGAGCGCCATGAGCAGCTCGGCGCCCGCATGGTGGATTATGCGGGCTGGTACATGCCGGTGCAGTATACCGGGATCATTCAGGAGCACCGGACAGTTCGCACCGCGGCCGGGTTGTTCGACCTCGGGCACATGGGCCAGGTTGAGGTTGCCGGTCCAGACGCGCAGGCGTTCCTCCAGTACGTCACTACCAACGACGTCACGGCACTCGCCCCGGGCGAGGCGCAGTATTCGCTGCTGCTCTACCCGGACGGCGGGGTGGTGGACGACATCCTGGTCTACCTGCGTCCGAGCGGTGAGAGCTACCTGGTCGTCGTCAACGCAGCCAACACCGACAAGGACCTCGCCTGGCTGGCCGAGCAGCGCGAGAAGCGCTCTGATCTCGACGTAACGGTCACCGACCTGTCGCCACGGCTGGGGATGCTCGCGATCCAGGGGCCGAAGGCGGAAGAGATCCTCCAGCAAGTCACCTCGGTCAACCTGGGGGAGATCGCCTATTTCCACGCGGCCGAGATCGATGTCGACGGCGTTCCCTGCCTGGTATCCCGCACCGGGTACACCGGGGAGGACGGCTTCGAGATCTACTGCCCGATCGAGAAGACCGAGCAGCTCTGGGACCGGTTGCTGCGGGTCGGCGAGCCGATGGGGCTCCAGCCGATCGGGCTCGGAGCGCGGGACACGCTGCGCCTGGAAGCGCGCATGCCACTCTACGGCAACGAGATCTCGGCCGAGATCAGCCCGCTCGAAGCGGGGTTGGGCTTCGCGGTGAAGCTCGACAAGGGCGACTTTATCGGGCGTGAGGCGCTGCAGAAGCAGAAGGCCGAGGGTGTGAAGCGGCGCCTGGTCGGGTTCAAGCTGGTCGAGCGTGGCGGGGTACCGCGCACGCACTATGAGGTCCAGGTGGACGGCCGGACGGTTGGCTTTGTCACCAGCGGGACGACGTCGCCGACGCTGGGCGAGAATATCGGCATGGCGATCGTCGACCGGGAGGTAGCCGGGGTCGGCAAGCCACTGGACATCATCATTCGAGGGAAGCCGGTGCGCGCGGTCCAGGTGCGAACACCGTTCCATAAGCATCAGGAATCGTAG